From one Coffea eugenioides isolate CCC68of chromosome 11, Ceug_1.0, whole genome shotgun sequence genomic stretch:
- the LOC113752826 gene encoding pentatricopeptide repeat-containing protein At4g37170-like, with product MIAVGGRNLKTCHEALRLFKSLLETGIKPDHVTFVGVLSACTHAGLVNQGLRYFYSIKEQHGLAYTADHYACVIDLLSRAGRFGEAKDIISNMAMKPDKFMWASLLGGCRIHGNLDLAKQAAEALFEIEPEDAASYVTLANVYATAGKWSEVAKIRKMMDEKRVVKKPGMSWIEMKRKTHIFLVGDQSHPRSKEIYDFLGEISKKMKEEGYVPDTEYVLHDVGEEQKEQTLFYHSEKLAIAFGIIATPPGTPIKVFKNLRTCVDCHTAIKFISKISDRRITIRDSARFHYFEGGSCLCKDYW from the exons ATGATTGCAGTTGGTGGTAGAA ATTTGAAAACATGCCATGAAGCTCTCAGGTTGTTCAAGTCGCTGCTTGAAACAGGTATTAAGCCTGATCATGTTACGTTCGTTGGGGTCCTTTCTGCTTGCACCCATGCTGGTTTAGTGAACCAAGGGCTTAGATATTTCTACTCAATAAAAGAACAGCATGGATTAGCTTATACTGCAGATCACTATGCTTGTGTGATTGATCTCTTGAGCCGAGCTGGTAGATTTGGAGAAGCTAAAGACATAATCAGTAATATGGCCATGAAGCCTGATAAGTTCATGTGGGCTTCCTTACTTGGTGGTTGCAGAATTCATGGAAATCTTGACCTTGCGAAGCAAGCAGCTGAAGCTCTGTTTGAAATTGAACCCGAGGATGCAGCTTCTTATGTAACTCTTGCAAATGTCTATGCCACAGCTGGCAAATGGAGTGAGGTGGCAAAGATTAGAAAAATGATGGACGAGAAACGAGTGGTAAAGAAACCAGGCATGAGTTGGATtgagatgaaaagaaaaactcaCATCTTCTTAGTTGGGGATCAGTCTCATCCCAGGTCCAAGGAAATATACGACTTCCTGGGAGAGATttcaaagaaaatgaaggaagAGGGTTATGTGCCTGATACAGAATATGTGCTGCATGATGTAGGAGAGGAACAAAAGGAGCAAACCCTCTTCTATCACAGTGAAAAGCTTGCAATTGCGTTTGGGATTATTGCTACTCCGCCAGGGACACCAATAAAAGTGTTCAAGAATTTGAGGACTTGTGTGGACTGTCACACTGCTATTAAATTTATTTCAAAGATCTCAGATAGAAGAATTACTATACGGGATTCAGCTCGATTCCATTATTTTGAAGGCGGAAGCTGTTTATGTAAAGATTATTGGTGA
- the LOC113754386 gene encoding reticulon-like protein B13, with the protein MSDDDDTGSETSPPPTVAVGVETLRLQRKQPAAAAVAALVVRDVLLWRRIHVSILVLVVATATWVALQLYQYNAVQVGSWAAMFLVTLIFVWGNIHRLLKIEGPDVSGMEISERRAAEMAHGIREWIEEGIRWLFRVGAEREWSVFGATVAALGLLSWIATRFDLLTLVYMEEEDMKFVFVMGYYAGVVLGMTVPAIYVKHEDKIIEYGMRSRIQSKKYYDLSKDVLRRIRSKVAAGKKHKKIE; encoded by the exons ATGTCCGACGACGACGACACTGGATCGGAAACTTCACCTCCTCCAACCGTAGCCGTCGGGGTGGAGACCCTGCGCCTTCAACGAAAGCAGCCTGCTGCGGCTGCAG TTGCGGCTTTAGTAGTAAGGGACGTATTATTGTGGAGGAGAATACATGTGAGCATCCTTGTTCTTGTGGTGGCCACGGCAACTTGGGTAGCACTCCAACTCTATCAGTATAACGCGGTACAAGTTGGCTCGTGGGCGGCCATGTTCCTCGTCACGCTTATCTTTGTTTGGGGCAATATTCATAGACTCCTCAAAAT AGAGGGTCCGGACGTTTCAGGGATGGAGATAAGCGAGAGGCGGGCTGCAGAAATGGCGCATGGGATTCGGGAATGGATTGAAGAAGGCATTCGATGGTTGTTTCGGGTGGGTGCGGAGAGGGAATGGTCTGTGTTTGGGGCAACTGTAGCTGCTCTGGGGTTACTTTCGTGGATCGCTACCCGTTTTGATTTGCTTACTCTTGTTTACATGG aagaagaagatatgAAGTTTGTGTTCGTGATGGGATATTATGCAGGGGTTGTGTTGGGTATGACTGTACCTGCAATTTACGTGAAGCATGAGGACAAGATCATAGAGTATGGAATGCGATCAAGGATACAGTCTAAAAAGTATTACGACTTGAGTAAAGACGTGTTGCGGAGGATAAGAAGCAAAGTGGCTGCAGGAAAGAAACACAAAAAGATcgagtaa
- the LOC113754384 gene encoding L-ascorbate oxidase homolog — MGRPVMLYLVCAILAFWSSGSLVTAEDAYRYYTWTVTYGTASPLGFSQQVILINGQFPGPKLDLVTNDNVILNLINKLDQPFLLTWNGIKQRKNSWQDGVLGTNCPVPPNSNYTYKFQAKDQIGSYTYFPSTLLHKTAGAFGALNIWQRSVISIPYPKPVGDFTLLIGDWYKYNHKVLQQRLDAGKNLPFPDGVVINGQAHPSFGGDQGKTYMFRISNVGFKTSLNFRIQNHKLKLVEVEGSHVIQNTYDSLDVHVGQSATVLVTFDQPPKDYYIVASTRFTEQVLTATAVLHYTNSRTAVSGPLPAGPAPKDVQWSLNQAKTLRWNLTANAARPNPQGSFHYGKISVTKRFVLANSAPLINGKQRFAVNGVSYVNPDTPLKLADHFNIPGVFGLNSIESSPSGVSPHYGVSVLSTSLHDFIEIVFQNNERSLQSWHLDGYDFWVVGYGAGQWTQASRATYNLEDALTRHTAQVYPNSWTAILVSLDNQGIWNLRSAIWEKQYLGQQVYLRVYTPTRSLANEYDIPTNVLLCGKAVGKHP; from the exons ATGGGGAGACCAGTTATGCTTTATTTGGTTTGTGCGATTTTAGCTTTCTGGAGTAGTGGCTCTCTGGTCACAGCAGAAGATGCTTATAGATACTATACATGGACTGTCACCTATGGAACTGCTTCTCCGTTGGGTTTCTCTCAACAG GTCATCCTCATTAATGGTCAATTTCCTGGTCCCAAACTTGATCTTGTAACAAACGACAATGTCATTCTCAACCTCATCAACAAGTTGGATCAGCCTTTTCTCCTCACCTG GAATGGgataaaacaaagaaagaattcTTGGCAAGATGGAGTCTTGGGAACTAATTGCCCTGTTCCTCCAAACTCAAACTACACGTACAAGTTCCAAGCAAAGGATCAGATTGGGTCCTACACGTATTTCCCATCAACTCTGCTGCATAAAACTGCTGGAGCATTCGGAGCGCTCAATATCTGGCAGAGATCTGTAATTTCCATTCCATATCCTAAACCTGTTGGAGATTTCACTTTACTTATTGGTGACTGGTACAAGTACAATCACAAG GTCCTGCAGCAGAGGTTGGATGCTGGGAAAAATCTGCCTTTCCCAGATGGTGTCGTCATAAATGGCCAGGCCCATCCTTCCTTCGGCGGTGACCAAG GTAAAACTTACATGTTCAGGATCTCAAATGTTGGCTTCAAAACCTCCTTGAACTTTAGAATTCAAAACCACAAATTGAAGCTTGTTGAGGTTGAGGGATCTCATGTCATTCAGAACACTTACGATTCTCTTGATGTTCATGTGGGTCAATCTGCGACTGTTCTTGTCACTTTCGACCAGCCTCCCAAAGATTACTACATTGTTGCATCTACTCGGTTCACAGAACAAGTTCTTACTGCTACTGCTGTTTTACACTACACAAACTCTAGGACTGCAGTTTCCGGACCCTTGCCAGCTGGTCCAGCACCTAAGGATGTCCAATGGTCCTTGAATCAAGCCAAAACCTTGAG GTGGAATTTGACAGCAAATGCTGCCAGGCCAAACCCTCAGGGCTCTTTTCATTATGGGAAAATCAGTGTAACAAAGAGATTCGTGCTGGCCAACTCGGCACCTCTTATTAATGGGAAGCAGCGTTTTGCTGTGAATGGTGTTTCCTATGTTAATCCTGACACTCCACTAAAGCTTGCTGATCATTTCAACATTCCTGGAGTTTTTGGTTTAAATTCCATTGAGAGTTCTCCCTCCGGGGTCTCTCCTCACTATGGTGTGTCTGTGCTGTCAACATCTCTCCATGACTTCATCGAAATTGTATTCCAGAACAACGAGAGATCTCTGCAGTCTTGGCATCTTGATGGATATGACTTCTGGGTTGTGGG TTATGGGGCTGGGCAGTGGACTCAAGCGAGTAGAGCAACATACAATCTTGAAGATGCTCTTACTAGACATACTGCACAG GTTTATCCCAATTCTTGGACGGCTATTTTAGTTTCCCTGGACAACCAAGGCATTTGGAACTTAAGGTCTGCCATATGGGAAAAGCAGTATCTTGGACAACAAGTTTATCTCAGGGTCTACACTCCAACTCGTAGTCTTGCCAACGAATACGACATACCAACTAATGTCCTCCTATGCGGCAAAGCTGTTGGAAAACATCCTTAG
- the LOC113751545 gene encoding thioredoxin-like 1-1, chloroplastic has product MMAEAAGCFSPIRRLSSFPSATAGNDDTKSSSSAALAFSSSMAFPRSLKLRSRPLTATTTNNSSSSRCTSASGGELLPSTQPKSHVPSHTSAPPRIMTRSSGIIGKAQKWWEKGLQPNMREVMGAQHLVDSLLSSGDKLVVVDFFSPGCGGCKALHPKICQLAEMNPDVLFLQVNYEEHKSMCYALNVHVLPFFRFYRGAHGRLCSFSCTNATIKKFKDALAKYGADFCSLEPTKGLEEKELLALAANKDLSFNYAPKPQPSVVASQQEKIITEKAVATPGADSERPLPLPLPLPLPFAAQQKMERDPEKRTLISKGRSTG; this is encoded by the exons ATGATGGCTGAAGCAGCCGGTTGCTTTTCTCCAATACGACGTTTGAGTAGTTTTCCCTCTGCTACTGCTGGAAATGATGATACTAAATCATCATCGTCTGCTGCTCTTGCTTTTTCATCTTCCATGGCTTTCCCCCGGTCCTTGAAGCTCCGATCTAGGCCTCTCACCGCCACCACCACCAACAACAGCTCCTCCTCCCGCTGCACTTCTGCTTCTGGCGGGGAACTACTACCGTCTACTCAACCCAAAAGCCACGTCCCCTCTCATACCTCTGCTCCTCCTCGG ATCATGACGAGGTCCAGCGGAATTATTGGGAAAGCTCAGAAATGGTGGGAGAAAGGCCTCCAACCTAACATGAGAGAGGTCATGGGTGCCCAACACCTTGTGGATTCTCTCTTAAGCTCTGGGGACAAGCTAGTGGTTGTTGATTTCTTTTCCCCTGGTTGCGGTGGTTGCAAAGCCCTTCATCCCAAG ATATGCCAATTGGCAGAGATGAATCCGGATGTGCTGTTCCTTCAGGTGAATTATGAGGAGCACAAGTCTATGTGCTACGCTCTTAACGTCCACGTCCTGCCCTTCTTTCGTTTCTACAGGGGTGCTCATGGACGTCTCTGCAGCTTCAGTTGTACCAATGCCACG ATCAAAAAATTCAAAGACGCGTTGGCCAAGTATGGCGCAGATTTTTGCAGCCTGGAGCCAACAAAGGGCCTGGAGGAGAAGGAGCTCCTCGCACTCGCGGCTAACAAAGATCTCTCCTTTAACTACGCACCTAAGCCACAGCCATCTGTAGTTGCTTCTCAACAAGAGAAGATCATTACAGAAAAAGCAGTGGCCACACCTGGTGCAGACTCTGAACGTCCTCTCCCTCTTCCGCTTCCTCTGCCGCTTCCATTCGCCGCACAACAAAAGATGGAACGAGACCCTGAGAAGAGGACTTTAATCTCCAAAGGAAGATCAACCGGTTGA